A portion of the Kribbella jejuensis genome contains these proteins:
- the nhaA gene encoding Na+/H+ antiporter NhaA, which yields MADVAGLLGGRTDWRREFAAPLRSFLRTEAGSSGVLAAGIVVAVVWANVAPGTYDDFWRTELSIGIGHRELGLDLREWINSGLMTLFFLVVGLEARREFDLGDLRDRSRFVLPMLAGITGMVTPVLIYLAFNAGGAGAHGWGVAMSTDTALALGLLALVGRGVPDRVRVFLLTVFVVDDLLALVVIAVVYSEDVKVMPLVLAIVAFAVVLTLALLKVRKPWVYVVLGVLMWAALLKSGVDPVVAGLAIGLTASAYSPGREELEEATGLFRLFREQPTPELARSATVGLTTTISPNERLQYLYHPWTSYLIVPLFGLANAGVTIDANFLGRAFTSPITLGILLGYVVGKPVAVTTVSWLLERVTGGRIRPGVGWAAVLGSGTIAGIGFTVSLLIATIAFDGPQLAEAKVGLLSAVVVASALTWAVFRAAKLLSPPKKALALLGNAEQLQDLTDPVDPERDHIRGPENASVTLVEYGDFECPYCGRAEPIVRSVLQDDDLRFVWRHLPLSDVHPRAQIAAEVSEAAAAQGRFWEMHDLLLANQDHLQPKDLIGYAEQLGLDTDRLHDDVKRHVAAARVAQDVESADTSGVSGTPTFFINGQRHYGAYDVETLKQAIKVARARAKISRG from the coding sequence ATGGCGGACGTGGCTGGTCTGTTGGGCGGGCGGACCGACTGGCGGCGGGAGTTCGCTGCGCCGTTGCGGTCGTTCCTGCGGACCGAGGCGGGAAGCTCGGGCGTGCTGGCGGCCGGCATCGTGGTCGCGGTGGTCTGGGCCAACGTCGCGCCGGGGACGTACGACGACTTCTGGCGGACCGAGTTGTCGATCGGGATCGGGCACCGCGAGCTCGGGCTGGATCTGCGCGAGTGGATCAACAGCGGGCTGATGACGCTGTTCTTCCTCGTCGTCGGCCTGGAGGCCCGGCGGGAGTTCGACCTCGGGGATCTCCGCGACCGGTCGCGGTTCGTCCTGCCGATGCTCGCCGGGATCACCGGGATGGTGACACCGGTTCTGATCTATCTGGCGTTCAACGCGGGCGGCGCCGGCGCGCACGGCTGGGGGGTCGCGATGTCGACCGACACCGCGCTCGCCCTCGGGTTGCTGGCGCTGGTCGGGCGCGGCGTACCGGATCGGGTGCGGGTGTTCCTGCTGACCGTGTTCGTGGTCGACGATCTGCTCGCGCTGGTCGTGATCGCGGTCGTGTACAGCGAAGACGTCAAGGTGATGCCGCTCGTCCTGGCGATCGTCGCGTTCGCGGTCGTGCTGACGCTCGCGCTGCTCAAAGTCCGCAAGCCTTGGGTGTACGTCGTACTCGGCGTACTCATGTGGGCGGCCCTCCTGAAGAGCGGCGTCGACCCGGTCGTCGCCGGGCTGGCGATCGGCCTGACCGCCTCGGCGTACTCGCCCGGACGTGAGGAGCTCGAGGAGGCGACCGGCCTGTTCCGGCTGTTCCGCGAGCAGCCGACGCCCGAGCTGGCGCGGTCCGCGACCGTCGGCCTGACCACGACGATCTCGCCGAACGAGCGCCTCCAGTACCTGTACCACCCGTGGACCAGCTACCTGATCGTCCCGCTGTTCGGGCTCGCGAACGCCGGTGTCACGATCGACGCGAACTTCCTCGGCCGCGCGTTCACCTCGCCGATCACGCTCGGCATCCTGCTCGGGTACGTGGTCGGCAAACCGGTCGCGGTGACCACCGTGTCCTGGCTGCTCGAACGGGTCACCGGTGGCCGGATCCGGCCGGGCGTCGGCTGGGCCGCGGTGCTCGGCAGCGGCACGATCGCCGGCATCGGCTTCACCGTGTCGTTGCTGATCGCAACCATCGCGTTCGACGGGCCGCAGCTGGCCGAGGCGAAGGTCGGCCTGCTGTCCGCGGTGGTCGTGGCGTCCGCGTTGACCTGGGCGGTGTTCCGCGCCGCCAAGCTGTTGTCCCCGCCGAAGAAGGCGCTCGCGCTGCTCGGCAACGCGGAGCAGTTGCAGGACCTGACGGACCCGGTCGACCCGGAGCGGGATCACATCCGCGGGCCCGAGAACGCGTCGGTGACACTGGTCGAGTACGGCGACTTCGAGTGCCCGTACTGCGGCCGCGCGGAACCGATCGTCCGCTCCGTCCTGCAGGACGACGACCTGCGCTTCGTCTGGCGCCACCTGCCGCTGTCCGACGTACACCCGAGGGCGCAGATCGCGGCGGAGGTATCGGAGGCGGCGGCCGCGCAGGGGCGGTTCTGGGAGATGCACGACCTGCTGCTCGCGAACCAGGACCACCTGCAGCCGAAGGACCTGATCGGGTACGCGGAGCAGCTCGGCCTGGACACCGATCGGTTGCACGACGACGTCAAGCGGCACGTGGCGGCGGCGCGGGTCGCGCAGGACGTCGAGTCCGCCGACACCAGCGGCGTGTCCGGTACGCCGACCTTCTTCATCAACGGCCAGCGCCACTACGGCGCGTACGACGTCGAGACGCTCAAGCAGGCGATCAAGGTGGCCCGGGCGCGGGCCAAGATCAGTCGTGGCTGA
- a CDS encoding rhodanese-like domain-containing protein, protein MTKQIDHAAVAHFAGRLAYETDVSDVAADIGAGVQGWVLIDSRSQESWDQGHVPAAVHLPTREIAARAASVVPEGAAVVTYCWGPGCNGATRAALEFAKLGYPVKEMIGGYEYWVREGLPVETADGIERREADPLTAPRGIACAC, encoded by the coding sequence ATGACCAAGCAGATTGATCACGCCGCCGTTGCGCACTTCGCCGGACGGCTGGCGTACGAGACGGATGTGTCCGATGTCGCCGCGGACATCGGTGCCGGGGTGCAGGGCTGGGTGCTGATCGACAGCCGGAGCCAGGAGAGCTGGGACCAGGGCCACGTGCCGGCGGCCGTCCATCTGCCGACGCGGGAGATCGCGGCCCGGGCGGCGAGCGTCGTACCGGAGGGCGCCGCGGTCGTGACGTACTGCTGGGGACCCGGCTGCAACGGCGCCACCCGCGCGGCGCTGGAGTTCGCGAAGCTCGGGTATCCGGTCAAGGAGATGATCGGCGGGTACGAGTACTGGGTCCGCGAAGGCCTGCCGGTCGAGACCGCGGACGGGATCGAGCGGCGCGAAGCCGACCCGCTGACCGCACCGCGCGGCATCGCGTGTGCGTGCTGA
- a CDS encoding SAM-dependent methyltransferase translates to MTDQPVYDSGLIAHGIDTTRPSVARVYDYFLGGKDNYESDRELYRQIMKVAPEAPEWARANRRWLKEVVTWLAEDRGVRRFIDAGSGLPTVENTHQIAQRANPACSVVYVDNDPSVVAHGRALLLDNDRTQFVAADLTEPDDVLADQAIADLLAPGEPVALVMALMLHHIADYDETLRIAERYVDALPPGSYLAITHACNPGDGGAVDVLVTELMEKVKHAFPTLAFRSVAEISSLFGGMEILDPGVVRLVDWHVPGGRVDEEPEPGVRDAIYGGVARKI, encoded by the coding sequence GTGACCGATCAGCCGGTGTACGACAGTGGGCTGATCGCGCACGGGATCGACACCACCAGGCCGAGTGTCGCGCGGGTGTACGACTACTTCCTGGGCGGCAAGGACAACTACGAGTCCGACCGGGAGCTGTACCGGCAGATCATGAAGGTCGCGCCGGAGGCTCCCGAGTGGGCGCGGGCGAACCGGCGCTGGCTCAAGGAAGTCGTCACCTGGCTCGCCGAGGACCGCGGGGTCCGGCGTTTCATCGACGCCGGCTCCGGCCTGCCGACCGTGGAGAACACCCACCAGATCGCGCAACGGGCCAATCCCGCATGCTCGGTGGTGTACGTCGACAATGACCCGTCCGTGGTCGCGCACGGGCGGGCGTTGCTGCTGGACAACGATCGGACGCAGTTCGTCGCGGCGGACCTCACCGAACCGGACGACGTGCTGGCGGACCAGGCGATCGCCGACCTACTCGCGCCCGGCGAACCGGTCGCGCTGGTGATGGCGCTGATGCTGCACCACATCGCCGACTACGACGAGACGCTGCGGATCGCCGAGCGGTACGTCGACGCGCTGCCGCCGGGGTCGTACCTGGCGATCACGCACGCGTGCAACCCGGGCGACGGCGGCGCGGTCGACGTACTGGTGACCGAGCTGATGGAGAAGGTCAAGCACGCGTTCCCGACGCTGGCCTTCCGGTCGGTCGCGGAGATCTCGTCGCTGTTCGGCGGGATGGAGATTCTCGACCCGGGCGTGGTCCGGCTGGTCGACTGGCACGTTCCGGGCGGCCGCGTCGACGAGGAGCCGGAGCCGGGCGTCCGCGACGCGATCTACGGCGGCGTCGCGCGCAAGATCTAG
- a CDS encoding tetratricopeptide repeat protein, whose translation MTTELTPELAAAIEDGFSKRDRSNMGPTIAYFEKLLAEHPDNPYVLYEVGGSYDTAGDEEAAVGYYERALPGLSGETRRKCLLQYGSTLRNLNRFDESLAVFKKACAEYPESDSLRVFKALTLHAAGLHDKALATLLLVIADKVDTADIKRYEAAIRGNADYLANL comes from the coding sequence GTGACTACAGAGTTGACGCCGGAGCTGGCCGCGGCGATCGAGGACGGGTTCTCGAAGCGGGATCGATCGAACATGGGTCCGACGATCGCGTACTTCGAGAAGCTGCTGGCCGAGCATCCGGACAACCCGTACGTGCTGTACGAGGTCGGCGGGTCCTACGACACCGCCGGGGACGAAGAGGCCGCGGTCGGTTACTACGAGCGCGCTCTCCCGGGGCTCAGCGGGGAGACCCGCCGGAAGTGCCTCCTGCAGTACGGCAGCACCCTCCGGAACCTCAACCGCTTCGACGAGTCGCTGGCGGTCTTCAAGAAGGCCTGTGCGGAATACCCGGAATCGGACTCGCTGCGCGTGTTCAAGGCGCTCACGCTGCACGCGGCCGGGCTCCACGACAAGGCCCTCGCCACGCTGCTGCTGGTGATCGCGGACAAGGTCGACACCGCGGACATCAAGCGCTACGAAGCCGCGATCCGCGGAAACGCCGACTACCTGGCCAACCTCTAG
- a CDS encoding FAD-binding oxidoreductase, whose product MTEMLRSGDAGYDEARTVWNAMIDRRPAVVVRCSSTAEVAEAVRYGRAQELEIAVRCGGHNIAGLAVPDGGLMIDLTPMNAVHVDPEQKRAWVQGGALLGELDRAAQEYGLATTAGNVSHTGVGGLTLGGGMGWLARRFGLACDNVISYQVVTADGDVVTASADENAELFWGLRGGGGNFGIVTSFEFQLHEIGTRALIVEFTYPMSAGFEVLRGWRELNAQAPREATFTASIANGSVTVGYVWVGEGGFDLLPAFRALGPVTDELVEETTYLKLQTRDDSVQGHRYRRYWKGHYFKSLPDEALRALLANPGVGASLQAYGGAIADVPDADAAFSHRDTLFEFVTATRWEDPSEDAAKIGMLREYAATLAPYADGAYLNTLNEDPIQRAFPPAKLERLIALKTAYDPENVFHLNQNIKPARGMMVV is encoded by the coding sequence ATGACCGAGATGCTGCGGAGCGGGGACGCCGGCTACGACGAGGCGCGGACCGTCTGGAACGCGATGATCGACCGGCGGCCGGCAGTGGTCGTGCGCTGCTCCTCGACGGCGGAGGTCGCCGAGGCGGTTCGGTACGGCCGGGCGCAGGAGCTGGAGATCGCGGTCCGGTGCGGCGGGCACAACATCGCCGGGCTCGCCGTACCGGACGGTGGGCTGATGATCGACCTGACGCCGATGAACGCGGTCCACGTCGACCCTGAGCAGAAGCGGGCGTGGGTCCAGGGCGGGGCGCTGCTGGGCGAGCTGGACAGGGCGGCCCAGGAGTACGGCTTGGCCACAACAGCCGGGAACGTCTCGCACACCGGCGTCGGCGGGCTGACGCTCGGCGGCGGGATGGGCTGGCTGGCGCGGCGGTTCGGCCTGGCCTGCGACAACGTCATCTCCTATCAGGTCGTGACCGCGGACGGCGATGTCGTGACTGCAAGCGCCGACGAGAACGCCGAGTTGTTCTGGGGTCTGCGGGGCGGTGGCGGGAACTTCGGCATCGTCACGTCGTTCGAGTTCCAGCTGCACGAGATCGGCACGCGAGCGCTGATCGTCGAGTTCACCTACCCGATGTCGGCCGGTTTCGAGGTCCTGCGAGGTTGGCGTGAGCTGAATGCGCAGGCGCCGCGGGAGGCGACGTTCACGGCGAGCATCGCCAACGGTTCCGTGACGGTCGGCTACGTGTGGGTCGGCGAGGGCGGCTTCGACCTGCTGCCCGCGTTCCGTGCGCTCGGGCCGGTGACGGACGAACTCGTCGAGGAGACGACGTACCTGAAGCTGCAGACGCGGGACGACAGCGTCCAGGGTCACCGGTACCGGCGGTACTGGAAGGGGCACTACTTCAAGTCGTTGCCGGACGAGGCGCTGCGCGCGCTGCTGGCCAACCCGGGTGTCGGTGCGAGCCTGCAGGCGTACGGCGGGGCGATCGCCGATGTCCCGGACGCCGACGCGGCGTTCAGCCACCGCGACACGCTCTTCGAATTCGTCACCGCGACGCGCTGGGAGGACCCCTCCGAGGATGCGGCCAAGATCGGCATGCTGCGCGAGTACGCCGCGACGCTGGCGCCGTACGCCGACGGCGCGTACCTGAACACGCTCAACGAGGACCCGATCCAGCGCGCCTTCCCGCCCGCGAAACTGGAGCGCCTGATCGCGCTCAAGACGGCGTACGACCCCGAGAACGTTTTCCACCTGAACCAGAACATCAAGCCGGCACGCGGCATGATGGTGGTGTGA
- a CDS encoding PLP-dependent aminotransferase family protein, with protein MRTSSGAGELLVELQRDNGVPLHQQLESAIRTRIRAGLLRAETVMPSTRALAQDLGLSRGVVVEAYQQLVAEGYLISRAGGYTQVADIAVIEPTAAAKPDAGPPRIDFRYSRPDVSQFPRAAWLRSVRRVLNETPYRSLAYIDGRGTLELRTALSDYLNRVRGTAARPENMLICNGFAQGSRLLLQVLAAAGRRRLAVEDPSDNDLREVAEAAGLEVVGVPVLDGGIDVTALERSGADVVLVTAAHQFPTGAVASAETRAALVAWGGLVIEDDYDAEYRYDREPIGALQGLAPDRVAYAGTASKTLAPGLRLGWLVLPSLLVEPMAQAKLMDDRGSPVFDQLAFADFVARGEFDRHLRRMRPRYRELRDTLVERLAARLPELEPVGVSAGLHVMALLPPDVSEEALQEAARARGVGVYGLKPYWVGGDGPAGLVFGYGSLSRKDVVEGIELLAEAVAAVRGA; from the coding sequence ATGAGGACCAGTTCCGGAGCCGGCGAACTGCTCGTCGAGCTCCAGCGCGACAACGGTGTGCCGTTGCACCAGCAGCTCGAGAGCGCGATCCGGACCCGGATCCGGGCCGGTCTGCTGCGCGCCGAGACCGTGATGCCGTCGACGCGCGCGCTCGCGCAGGACCTCGGCCTGTCCCGCGGCGTGGTCGTCGAGGCGTACCAGCAGCTCGTCGCCGAGGGCTACCTGATCAGCCGGGCCGGCGGCTATACGCAGGTCGCGGACATCGCGGTCATCGAGCCGACCGCGGCCGCCAAGCCGGATGCGGGCCCGCCGCGGATCGATTTCCGGTACAGCCGCCCGGACGTGTCGCAGTTCCCGCGCGCGGCATGGCTCCGGTCGGTACGCCGGGTGCTGAACGAGACGCCGTACCGCAGCCTCGCCTACATCGACGGGCGCGGCACGCTGGAGTTGCGTACTGCGTTGTCCGACTACCTGAACCGGGTTCGCGGCACGGCGGCGCGCCCGGAGAACATGCTGATCTGCAACGGGTTCGCGCAGGGGTCCCGGTTGTTGCTGCAGGTGCTGGCTGCTGCGGGACGTCGGCGGCTGGCCGTCGAGGATCCGTCCGACAATGATCTGCGCGAGGTCGCGGAGGCGGCCGGGCTGGAGGTGGTCGGCGTACCGGTGCTGGACGGCGGCATCGACGTGACCGCGCTCGAGCGGTCGGGCGCGGACGTCGTACTCGTGACCGCCGCGCACCAGTTCCCGACCGGGGCGGTCGCGTCGGCGGAGACGCGGGCCGCGCTGGTCGCGTGGGGCGGGCTCGTCATCGAGGACGACTACGACGCGGAGTACCGGTACGACCGGGAGCCGATCGGTGCGCTGCAAGGCCTGGCACCCGACCGGGTCGCGTACGCCGGAACCGCTTCGAAGACGCTGGCGCCCGGTCTGCGGCTGGGGTGGCTGGTCCTGCCGTCGTTGCTGGTCGAGCCGATGGCGCAGGCGAAGCTGATGGACGACCGCGGGTCGCCGGTGTTCGACCAGTTGGCGTTCGCCGACTTCGTCGCGCGCGGTGAGTTCGACCGGCACCTGCGGCGGATGCGGCCGCGGTACCGGGAGCTGCGGGACACGCTGGTCGAGCGGCTGGCGGCGCGGCTACCGGAGCTGGAGCCCGTCGGGGTGTCGGCCGGGCTGCACGTGATGGCCTTGCTGCCGCCGGACGTGTCCGAGGAAGCGTTGCAGGAGGCGGCGCGGGCGCGCGGGGTCGGGGTGTACGGGTTGAAGCCGTACTGGGTCGGCGGCGACGGGCCGGCCGGGCTGGTGTTCGGGTACGGGTCGCTCAGCCGCAAAGACGTTGTCGAGGGCATCGAGCTCCTGGCCGAAGCGGTCGCGGCCGTCCGCGGCGCCTGA
- a CDS encoding GNAT family N-acetyltransferase, with protein sequence MIAAARIDSLMNQGWPAAHSTELDGWLVRRNAGVTLRANSVLPKSAPFDLGKALDYVENLYAAHDIAPSFQVGPAAQPGDLDARLAARGYEVRNPTLVMGAELTDVLANLGEPASPVNISSAPDDAWMDFWWAVDGRGGSGAQAAARQILNRARALYAVIPSGEPVKAIGRLALVNDWAGLYCLAVDPQHRRQGLAQAVIHGLLHEASTLGVNHVWLQVVESNTPARALYERLGFRTVSRYHYRVKA encoded by the coding sequence GTGATCGCCGCAGCTCGCATCGACTCCCTGATGAACCAAGGCTGGCCCGCCGCGCACAGCACCGAGCTGGACGGCTGGCTGGTCCGACGCAACGCCGGAGTCACCCTGCGCGCCAACTCGGTGCTGCCCAAGAGTGCGCCGTTCGACCTCGGCAAAGCCTTGGACTACGTGGAGAACCTGTACGCCGCGCACGACATCGCGCCGTCGTTCCAGGTCGGTCCGGCCGCCCAGCCCGGCGACCTGGACGCCAGGCTGGCGGCCCGCGGTTACGAGGTCCGCAACCCGACGCTGGTGATGGGCGCCGAGCTCACCGACGTCCTCGCCAACCTCGGCGAGCCGGCCTCGCCGGTGAATATATCCTCCGCACCCGACGACGCCTGGATGGATTTCTGGTGGGCCGTCGACGGTCGCGGCGGATCCGGCGCACAGGCCGCCGCCCGGCAGATCCTGAACCGGGCCCGGGCGCTGTACGCGGTCATCCCCTCCGGCGAACCGGTCAAGGCAATCGGCCGGCTCGCCCTGGTCAACGACTGGGCCGGCCTGTACTGCCTGGCCGTCGATCCCCAGCATCGCCGCCAGGGACTCGCCCAAGCAGTCATCCACGGCTTGTTGCACGAGGCAAGCACCTTGGGCGTCAACCACGTCTGGCTACAGGTCGTCGAGAGCAACACACCGGCCCGAGCCCTCTACGAACGCCTCGGCTTCCGAACCGTCTCCCGCTACCACTACCGCGTCAAAGCGTGA
- a CDS encoding MBL fold metallo-hydrolase, with product MKVSRRGMLAGAAAAGAAGVVGAIGLESQSEAAGAGSKPRQAAGAADRAGSAVDRAGRPAGAGGERHAVELTWFGTHAWQIRCGKSVVLTDPWFTRFKTGTFTPQGADPKTKLVIKPEVIDKHLSTADAILVHHGHYDHLADVPYVAQKTKATVLCTETHANLLRAMRTPNDLLSPVRGGEYLPFEGFAIEVFPSLHSCGGKRHTYAYPGYRYAVPPRPRVIEDLVEGGTLAYVITIGGLRILSLSTANFDPNALRDLQVDVVLAAPGGEPGITDRLLRTIKPVRTVIATHWDDFDKPLDEPSVPWTDLTPLRTSAQKAGAEFVLLDHLQKVTL from the coding sequence GTGAAGGTGAGTCGGAGAGGGATGCTGGCCGGCGCCGCCGCGGCGGGCGCCGCAGGCGTGGTGGGGGCGATCGGGCTCGAAAGCCAGAGCGAGGCGGCCGGGGCCGGCAGCAAGCCGCGACAGGCGGCCGGCGCCGCGGACAGGGCCGGGTCGGCGGTTGACCGGGCGGGGCGCCCGGCGGGCGCCGGGGGCGAACGGCACGCGGTGGAGCTGACGTGGTTCGGGACGCATGCGTGGCAGATCCGGTGTGGGAAGAGCGTTGTGCTGACCGACCCTTGGTTCACGCGGTTCAAGACCGGGACGTTCACGCCGCAGGGGGCTGACCCGAAGACCAAGTTGGTGATCAAGCCCGAGGTGATCGACAAGCACCTGAGTACGGCGGACGCGATCCTCGTGCACCACGGGCACTACGACCACCTGGCCGACGTGCCGTACGTCGCCCAGAAGACCAAGGCGACCGTGCTCTGCACCGAGACGCACGCGAACCTGCTCCGCGCGATGAGGACGCCGAACGACCTGCTCTCACCGGTGCGTGGCGGCGAGTACCTCCCGTTCGAGGGGTTCGCGATCGAGGTGTTCCCGTCGCTGCACTCATGCGGCGGCAAGCGGCACACGTACGCCTATCCGGGTTACCGGTACGCCGTCCCGCCGCGCCCGCGGGTGATCGAGGACCTGGTCGAGGGCGGCACGCTGGCGTACGTGATCACGATCGGCGGCCTGCGGATCCTCAGCCTGAGTACGGCGAACTTCGACCCGAACGCGCTGCGCGATCTCCAGGTGGACGTCGTACTCGCGGCGCCCGGCGGTGAACCCGGCATCACCGATCGCCTGCTGCGGACGATCAAACCGGTCCGCACAGTGATCGCCACCCACTGGGACGACTTCGACAAACCCCTCGACGAGCCCAGCGTCCCGTGGACCGACCTCACACCCCTGCGCACCTCGGCACAGAAAGCAGGCGCCGAGTTCGTCCTCCTCGACCACCTGCAGAAGGTCACGCTTTGA
- a CDS encoding LysR family transcriptional regulator gives MLTERHLQIFVALAEEQHFGDAARVVGITQPPLSQGLRRLEALIGAKLFERGASGVELTPAGAALLPYARRALSSLEDFHQAAVARDPEGPEIRLGLAPEVPPSAGAAVAKAAGEVIPGSRVTVVSAPTTTLVNQVNTGRLTLAVVQHPTVLDGLEAGPVSLLPTWVLIPTDTPVNGDVVALRQLKGLPFAVRSRAEAPAARDLFVDTLALHRPDGGTVVVTDERAGLAMAAAGQAIVVTADPALTAPGVTKHRLAGDPLPLRLRLVWSKTRTPFLRPNDVMIQLTEALAS, from the coding sequence ATGCTGACTGAACGGCATCTGCAGATCTTCGTTGCGCTCGCCGAGGAGCAGCACTTCGGCGATGCCGCACGGGTCGTCGGCATCACCCAGCCCCCGCTGTCCCAGGGCCTTCGCCGCCTGGAAGCGCTGATCGGCGCCAAACTCTTCGAACGCGGCGCCAGCGGCGTCGAGCTCACCCCGGCAGGCGCCGCGCTCCTGCCGTACGCGCGCCGAGCCCTCTCCTCGCTGGAGGACTTCCACCAGGCCGCCGTCGCCCGCGACCCGGAAGGCCCGGAGATCCGCCTCGGGCTGGCGCCGGAGGTTCCACCCTCGGCCGGTGCCGCGGTCGCGAAGGCCGCCGGCGAGGTCATCCCCGGCAGCCGCGTCACGGTGGTGAGCGCCCCGACGACCACACTCGTGAACCAGGTGAACACAGGCCGCCTGACGCTGGCCGTCGTACAACACCCCACAGTCCTCGACGGCCTGGAAGCCGGCCCGGTCTCCCTCCTCCCAACCTGGGTGCTGATCCCAACGGACACGCCCGTAAATGGGGACGTGGTGGCGCTGCGGCAGTTGAAGGGGTTGCCCTTTGCCGTGCGGTCGCGGGCCGAGGCTCCGGCGGCGCGAGACCTGTTCGTCGACACGTTGGCGTTGCACCGGCCGGACGGTGGGACCGTGGTGGTGACGGACGAGCGGGCCGGGTTGGCAATGGCTGCTGCCGGGCAGGCGATCGTGGTGACCGCCGACCCCGCGCTGACCGCCCCGGGAGTCACCAAGCACCGGCTGGCCGGTGATCCGCTCCCGTTGCGCCTGCGGCTCGTGTGGTCCAAGACGCGTACGCCGTTCCTCCGCCCGAACGACGTGATGATCCAGCTCACCGAAGCGCTCGCCTCGTGA
- a CDS encoding serine hydrolase: protein MNARIRAVFDDAGVRGWLHAVALDDPDATVELDADGIVPLASVYKLPLLAGFCRLVDLGELDPRRQLTIDPSDKTAGPTGLSVFADPVTASLRDLALSMMTVSDNASADALLELVGLRRLAAMLTEFGLHRTWVRRGTAGNLRDLQRRTGTNDPDAALAVLADNDRTDPAGVYEAANASASTARDLTLLLRRLWAGELLSPEQTEFVKATMHRQVFLHRLASGFPYDEVRVAGKTGTFGALRHEVGVVTLPDGAAFAIAVFTLAARGDIRQPRVDAAIGEAARRAVDLLR, encoded by the coding sequence GTGAACGCTCGCATCCGCGCGGTCTTCGACGACGCCGGCGTCCGCGGATGGCTGCACGCGGTCGCGCTCGACGACCCCGACGCGACCGTCGAACTCGACGCGGACGGCATCGTCCCGCTGGCCTCCGTCTACAAGCTCCCGCTCCTGGCCGGCTTCTGCCGCCTGGTGGACCTCGGCGAACTCGACCCCCGCCGGCAACTCACCATCGACCCGAGCGACAAAACCGCCGGCCCGACCGGTTTGTCGGTCTTCGCCGACCCGGTCACGGCATCGCTCCGCGACTTGGCCCTCTCGATGATGACGGTCTCCGACAACGCATCAGCGGACGCCCTGCTGGAGCTCGTCGGCCTGCGCCGATTGGCTGCGATGCTCACGGAGTTCGGCCTGCACAGGACGTGGGTACGCCGAGGTACCGCGGGCAACCTGCGCGACCTGCAACGCCGTACCGGCACGAACGACCCGGACGCGGCCCTCGCCGTACTGGCGGACAACGACCGCACCGACCCGGCCGGCGTCTACGAGGCCGCGAACGCGTCGGCGAGTACGGCGCGCGACCTCACGTTGCTGCTGCGCCGGCTCTGGGCGGGCGAGCTGCTCTCACCGGAGCAGACCGAGTTCGTCAAGGCGACCATGCACCGGCAGGTCTTCCTGCACCGCCTCGCCTCCGGCTTCCCGTACGACGAGGTCCGTGTCGCCGGAAAGACCGGAACGTTCGGCGCGCTCCGACACGAGGTCGGGGTCGTCACGCTGCCCGACGGAGCGGCGTTCGCGATCGCGGTGTTCACGCTCGCCGCCCGCGGCGACATCCGCCAGCCGCGCGTGGACGCCGCCATCGGCGAGGCCGCCCGCCGAGCCGTCGACCTGCTGCGTTGA
- a CDS encoding RidA family protein, translated as MSELEYPQVQGVAPGNGYSHVVTGTGQWVAVSGQLALDQDGKLFGAGDPDAQAEQVFANLERCLAAAGTTFENVVKLTFFLTDVGHLPAIRVVRDKYIPGTKPAGTAVQVSGLAVPGALFEIEAYAII; from the coding sequence GTGAGTGAACTGGAGTATCCGCAGGTCCAGGGCGTTGCCCCGGGCAACGGCTACAGCCATGTGGTGACCGGAACCGGCCAGTGGGTGGCGGTGTCCGGGCAGCTGGCCCTGGACCAGGACGGCAAGCTGTTCGGCGCAGGCGATCCGGACGCGCAGGCCGAGCAGGTCTTCGCGAACCTCGAGCGCTGCCTGGCCGCGGCAGGCACCACGTTCGAGAACGTGGTCAAGCTGACGTTCTTCCTCACCGACGTCGGCCACCTGCCCGCGATTCGCGTCGTTCGCGACAAGTACATCCCGGGCACGAAACCCGCGGGTACGGCGGTCCAGGTCTCGGGCCTCGCCGTCCCTGGCGCGCTGTTCGAGATCGAGGCCTACGCGATCATCTGA